Proteins from a genomic interval of Polaribacter sp. Q13:
- a CDS encoding dihydroorotase, whose product MAKSTLIKNATIVNENKTFKGDVLIENEIIKEVAKDIKATKNVVVIDAEGKYLIPGFIDDQVHFREPGLTHKANIATESRAAVAGGITTFIEMPNTVPQATTQDLLEDKFKIAANDSYANYSFMFGGTNDNLEELLKTDPKKVAGIKLFLGSSTGNMLVDNEEILEKIFSSTKMIISVHCEDEATIRKNTQEFIDKYGDDIPVKYHPIIRSEEACYLSSSKAIELAKKTGARLHIFHVSTAKETKLFRNDIPLEEKQITAEVCVHHLWFSDKDYADKGTHIKWNPAVKTEKDRLGLWEALLDDRIDVLATDHAPHTLEEKTNVYTKAPSGGPLVQHAVIALLEKVKEGVIPIEKLVEKMSHNPAKLFQIKKRGFIKEGYFADIVLIDTNKPQTVSKDNILYKCGWSPFEGTTFSSTISHTFVNGNLIYNEGVFNDDIKGKRLTFNR is encoded by the coding sequence ATGGCAAAATCTACTTTAATAAAAAATGCAACTATCGTTAATGAAAACAAAACCTTTAAAGGAGATGTTTTAATTGAAAACGAAATTATAAAGGAAGTCGCTAAAGATATAAAAGCAACTAAAAATGTTGTGGTTATTGATGCTGAAGGTAAATATTTAATTCCTGGCTTTATAGATGACCAAGTTCATTTTAGAGAGCCTGGTTTAACTCACAAAGCAAATATTGCAACAGAAAGTAGAGCTGCCGTTGCTGGTGGAATAACTACTTTTATAGAAATGCCAAACACCGTACCACAAGCTACCACACAAGATTTATTAGAAGATAAATTTAAAATTGCAGCCAACGATTCTTACGCAAACTATTCTTTTATGTTTGGTGGTACCAACGATAATTTAGAAGAATTATTAAAAACAGATCCTAAAAAAGTAGCCGGAATTAAATTATTCTTGGGTTCTTCTACAGGAAATATGTTGGTTGATAACGAAGAAATTCTAGAAAAAATATTTTCATCAACAAAAATGATTATTTCTGTGCATTGTGAAGATGAAGCTACGATTAGAAAAAATACACAAGAATTTATAGACAAATATGGTGATGATATTCCTGTAAAATACCATCCAATTATTAGAAGTGAGGAGGCTTGTTATTTATCATCTTCTAAAGCAATTGAATTGGCAAAGAAAACGGGTGCAAGATTGCATATTTTTCATGTATCAACAGCTAAAGAAACCAAACTTTTTAGAAATGATATTCCGTTAGAAGAAAAACAAATTACCGCAGAAGTTTGTGTGCATCATTTATGGTTTTCAGATAAAGATTACGCAGATAAAGGAACACATATTAAATGGAATCCGGCAGTAAAAACAGAAAAAGACAGACTTGGCTTATGGGAAGCATTACTAGACGACAGAATTGATGTTTTAGCAACAGACCATGCGCCTCATACTTTAGAAGAAAAAACAAATGTGTATACAAAAGCTCCAAGTGGAGGACCTTTAGTGCAACATGCAGTTATTGCACTTTTAGAAAAAGTAAAAGAAGGTGTTATTCCTATTGAAAAATTAGTTGAAAAAATGAGCCATAATCCCGCTAAATTATTCCAAATTAAAAAACGTGGCTTTATAAAAGAAGGATATTTTGCAGATATCGTTTTAATTGACACCAACAAACCACAAACAGTTTCTAAAGATAATATCCTTTATAAATGTGGATGGTCTCCTTTTGAAGGCACTACTTTTTCATCAACAATTTCTCATACTTTTGTAAATGGAAATTTAATTTATAATGAAGGTGTGTTTAATGATGATATTAAAGGTAAACGCTTAACTTTTAATCGTTAA
- a CDS encoding DUF4296 domain-containing protein: MKKLSYLLILTFLVSCTSNTIFKKPEDLIPRDTMTLLLGDMMIASSAKYVKNINEQKKINYMPFIYEKYKIDSLRFQKSNFYYISKIDLYEEIFTDVKKNLVKQKDFYSNLSKQKDSIRRDSIKSSLKLKEIDTLEITKQDLEPSKKMLKKKN; encoded by the coding sequence ATGAAAAAATTAAGTTATTTATTGATTCTTACTTTCTTGGTTTCTTGCACAAGTAACACCATTTTTAAAAAACCAGAAGACCTCATTCCTAGAGATACCATGACGCTATTGCTTGGAGATATGATGATTGCTTCTTCTGCGAAATATGTAAAAAACATAAACGAGCAAAAGAAGATTAATTACATGCCTTTTATTTATGAGAAATATAAAATTGATAGCCTTCGTTTTCAAAAAAGTAATTTCTACTATATTTCAAAAATAGACTTATATGAAGAAATATTTACTGATGTTAAAAAGAACCTAGTAAAACAAAAAGATTTTTATAGTAACTTAAGCAAGCAAAAAGATTCTATTAGAAGAGATTCTATAAAATCTTCTTTAAAACTGAAAGAAATAGACACTTTAGAAATAACTAAACAAGATTTAGAGCCTAGTAAAAAGATGCTTAAAAAGAAGAATTAA
- a CDS encoding NAD-dependent epimerase/dehydratase family protein gives MILVTGGTGLVGAHLLYHLVKNDEKIRAIYRSEEKIKLVEKVFSFYSDDVTLISKIEWFKADITEVPAMIPAFMGINKVYHCAALVSFNPKDYRQMRKTNIYGTANVVNLSIDAKVSKICFVGSIASVGDSLNGSLINEENEWNPETDNSGYSITKFGAEMEVWRASQEGVDVVIVNPGVILGSGFFTAGSGKLFSKMYNGFKYYTEGITGFVGVKDVVEVMIKLTDSSIKNERFILVSENKSFKDVFYSMADAFGKKRPFIKIKPWQTAVSWRISRLLSLVTGREPLLSKYSARSAHSISKYSAEKIERSLSFQFEKIDVVIKKVCEKYVNSSF, from the coding sequence ATGATTTTAGTTACCGGAGGAACAGGTTTAGTAGGCGCACATTTGTTGTATCATTTAGTTAAGAATGATGAAAAAATACGTGCTATTTACCGTTCTGAAGAAAAAATAAAATTGGTTGAGAAAGTTTTTTCTTTTTATTCGGACGATGTTACTCTAATTTCTAAAATAGAATGGTTTAAGGCAGATATTACAGAGGTTCCAGCAATGATACCTGCTTTTATGGGCATTAATAAAGTGTATCACTGTGCTGCGCTAGTTTCTTTTAATCCGAAAGATTATAGGCAAATGAGAAAAACTAATATTTATGGTACAGCTAATGTTGTAAATCTTTCTATTGATGCAAAAGTTAGTAAAATTTGTTTTGTAGGCTCTATTGCTTCTGTGGGAGATTCTCTTAACGGAAGCCTTATTAACGAAGAAAATGAGTGGAACCCCGAAACGGATAATAGTGGGTACTCAATTACCAAGTTTGGTGCAGAAATGGAGGTTTGGCGGGCGAGCCAAGAAGGAGTAGATGTGGTTATTGTAAACCCTGGTGTTATTTTAGGGAGTGGTTTTTTTACAGCTGGTTCAGGTAAATTATTTTCTAAGATGTATAACGGATTCAAATATTATACAGAAGGAATTACTGGTTTTGTTGGAGTGAAAGATGTTGTGGAAGTAATGATAAAATTGACGGATTCTAGTATTAAAAATGAACGTTTTATTTTAGTATCAGAAAATAAATCTTTTAAAGATGTTTTTTATTCTATGGCAGATGCTTTTGGTAAAAAAAGACCTTTTATAAAAATAAAGCCTTGGCAAACGGCTGTTTCTTGGAGGATTTCTCGGTTATTATCTTTAGTTACAGGAAGAGAGCCTTTATTAAGTAAATATTCAGCCAGAAGTGCACATTCAATTTCTAAATATTCAGCAGAAAAAATTGAAAGAAGTTTGTCTTTTCAGTTTGAAAAAATTGATGTTGTAATTAAAAAGGTATGCGAAAAATATGTTAATTCTTCTTTTTAA
- the tyrS gene encoding tyrosine--tRNA ligase, translating into MTNFVEELRWRGLLHDIMPDTEDYLLKNKTAGYIGFDPTADSLHIGSLVQIFILKHFQNAGHNPIALIGGATGMVGDPSGKSAERNLLDEATLAKNVAGVRENLERFLDFDAAAENKAELVNNYDWMKDISLIDFVRDTGKHITVNYMMAKDSVKKRLSSESSVGMSFTEFTYQLFQGYDFYHLYQEKNCRLQMGGSDQWGNITTGTELIRRKAQGKAYAITVPLVTKADGTKFGKTEGGNVWLNTDRTSPYKYYQYWLNSSDEDAENFIKKFTFLDKETVENLIAEHKENPHLRLLQKKLGEEVTILTHGKEAYENALKASNILFGKSTASDLKSLDEQTFLDVFDGVPQATVSTTDIEEGLDMIGALAAKTDFLKSNGDARRALKENAISVNKEKVKEDYSITKEDLIANKYVLLQRGKKTYYLLVVE; encoded by the coding sequence ATGACAAATTTTGTTGAAGAATTACGCTGGCGTGGATTATTGCATGATATTATGCCAGATACAGAAGACTATTTATTAAAAAATAAAACAGCCGGTTATATTGGTTTTGACCCAACTGCAGACTCACTACATATTGGTAGTTTGGTGCAAATTTTCATTTTAAAACACTTTCAAAATGCAGGTCATAATCCTATTGCATTAATTGGTGGAGCAACTGGTATGGTTGGTGATCCTTCTGGAAAATCTGCTGAACGTAATTTGTTAGATGAAGCTACTTTGGCAAAAAATGTTGCTGGTGTTAGAGAAAATCTAGAACGTTTTTTAGACTTTGATGCTGCTGCAGAAAACAAAGCAGAATTGGTAAACAATTACGATTGGATGAAAGATATTTCATTAATCGATTTTGTAAGAGATACAGGGAAACACATTACTGTAAACTACATGATGGCTAAAGATTCTGTGAAGAAACGTTTGAGTTCTGAATCTTCTGTTGGTATGAGTTTTACCGAATTTACATATCAATTATTTCAAGGGTACGATTTTTATCACTTATACCAAGAAAAAAATTGTAGACTGCAAATGGGTGGTTCAGATCAGTGGGGAAATATTACCACAGGTACAGAATTAATTCGTAGAAAAGCACAAGGAAAAGCATACGCAATTACCGTTCCTTTAGTAACAAAAGCAGACGGAACCAAATTTGGTAAAACAGAAGGCGGAAATGTTTGGTTAAATACAGATAGAACTTCTCCATACAAATACTACCAATATTGGTTAAACTCTTCGGATGAAGATGCAGAGAACTTTATTAAAAAGTTTACATTTTTAGACAAAGAAACTGTAGAAAACTTAATTGCTGAGCATAAAGAAAATCCGCATTTACGTTTGTTACAGAAAAAATTAGGGGAAGAAGTTACTATTTTAACACATGGTAAAGAAGCTTATGAAAATGCTTTAAAAGCTTCTAATATTTTATTTGGTAAATCTACGGCTTCTGATTTAAAGTCTTTAGATGAACAAACATTTTTAGATGTTTTTGATGGCGTACCACAAGCAACAGTATCTACTACAGATATTGAGGAGGGTTTAGATATGATTGGTGCATTAGCAGCTAAAACAGACTTCTTAAAATCTAACGGAGACGCTAGAAGAGCATTAAAGGAAAATGCAATTTCTGTAAATAAAGAAAAAGTAAAAGAAGATTATTCTATTACGAAAGAAGATTTAATTGCAAATAAATATGTGTTATTACAACGTGGTAAAAAAACATATTATCTACTAGTTGTTGAATAA
- a CDS encoding YHS domain-containing (seleno)protein, translated as MKKISILFLLISFTAFAQKNNYNTKKGYVVEGYDVVSYFDNIAEKGNKKFVTNYDGVQFKFVSKENLEIFNKSPKKYIPAYGGYCAYAIGVKGEKVSIDPETFEVRDGKLYLFYNSWGINTLELWQKEGAEMLRDKADKNWLTINE; from the coding sequence ATGAAAAAAATTTCAATTCTTTTTTTATTGATTTCATTCACCGCCTTTGCACAAAAAAATAATTATAATACTAAAAAAGGTTACGTAGTAGAAGGTTATGATGTGGTTTCTTATTTCGATAATATTGCAGAGAAAGGAAATAAAAAGTTTGTAACAAATTACGATGGTGTGCAATTTAAGTTTGTATCTAAAGAAAATTTAGAAATTTTCAATAAATCACCTAAAAAATATATTCCTGCTTATGGAGGTTATTGTGCATACGCCATTGGGGTAAAAGGAGAAAAGGTTTCTATAGATCCGGAAACTTTTGAGGTTAGAGATGGAAAATTATATTTATTTTACAATTCTTGGGGGATAAATACCTTAGAATTATGGCAAAAAGAAGGGGCAGAGATGCTAAGAGATAAAGCAGATAAAAACTGGTTAACAATTAATGAATAA
- a CDS encoding YHS domain-containing (seleno)protein, with the protein MKHFLLFLFLGASTLLSAQQIDYNTKKGFVADGYDVVSYFVDHKPVEGKKKFITTYDGAKFQFSSENNLKMFTGNPKKYIPQCGGFCAYAIATRNERKEIDPETFEIRDGKLYLFYNKWFSNKLESWLEEDTAKLQKDAANNWAKLKNKKN; encoded by the coding sequence ATGAAACATTTTCTACTATTCCTTTTTTTAGGGGCTTCCACTCTTTTATCTGCTCAACAAATAGATTATAACACTAAAAAAGGTTTTGTGGCGGATGGCTATGATGTGGTCTCTTACTTTGTAGATCATAAACCGGTAGAAGGTAAAAAGAAATTTATAACGACTTATGATGGTGCTAAATTTCAATTTTCTTCAGAAAACAATTTAAAGATGTTTACGGGAAATCCTAAAAAATACATCCCACAATGTGGTGGTTTTTGTGCTTATGCAATTGCTACTAGAAATGAAAGAAAAGAGATAGACCCAGAAACTTTTGAAATTAGAGATGGTAAATTATATTTATTTTACAATAAATGGTTTTCAAATAAACTAGAAAGTTGGTTAGAAGAAGATACAGCAAAACTTCAAAAAGATGCAGCTAATAATTGGGCAAAATTAAAGAACAAAAAAAACTAA
- a CDS encoding alpha/beta fold hydrolase: MILDYKNANIFYTDQGKGTAVVLIHGFLENSTMWDKIVPELTKRNRVITIDLLGHGKSDCLGYVHSMGLFAETVEAVLKHLKIRKYILVGHSLGGYISLAFAKINPSKIKGLCLLNSTSNEDSEERKKIRIRANKMVQNNFESMVKMSISNLFNQENLLKFNKEIEAVKKEALQTSLQGYVAANEGMKNRENLNQFLKESNFRKLIIVGEKDLVLDLDSSKKEANKTNSELIVFPDGHMSHIENKIALISTLKKFIKSC; this comes from the coding sequence ATGATTTTAGACTATAAAAACGCAAATATTTTTTATACAGATCAAGGAAAAGGAACTGCTGTAGTTCTTATTCATGGTTTTTTAGAGAATTCCACTATGTGGGATAAAATTGTTCCTGAACTCACTAAAAGAAACCGAGTAATTACTATTGATCTATTAGGTCATGGAAAGTCTGATTGTTTAGGCTATGTCCATTCTATGGGGTTATTTGCAGAAACTGTAGAAGCTGTTTTAAAGCATTTAAAAATCAGAAAATATATTTTGGTTGGCCATTCTCTAGGAGGTTATATTTCTTTAGCTTTTGCCAAAATTAATCCTTCTAAAATAAAAGGATTGTGCTTGTTAAATTCAACTTCTAATGAAGATTCTGAAGAACGAAAAAAAATAAGAATTAGAGCAAATAAAATGGTTCAAAATAATTTTGAATCTATGGTGAAAATGTCGATTTCAAATTTATTTAATCAAGAGAATTTATTAAAATTTAATAAAGAAATTGAAGCTGTAAAAAAAGAAGCTTTACAAACCTCTTTGCAAGGTTATGTTGCTGCGAATGAAGGAATGAAAAATCGTGAGAACTTAAATCAATTTTTAAAAGAAAGTAATTTTAGAAAGTTGATTATTGTTGGAGAGAAAGATCTTGTTTTAGATTTAGATTCTTCTAAAAAAGAGGCTAACAAAACAAATTCTGAGTTAATTGTTTTTCCTGACGGACATATGAGTCATATTGAAAATAAGATTGCACTGATTTCTACCTTAAAAAAATTTATAAAAAGCTGCTAA
- a CDS encoding serine hydrolase has product MFLKKVTLLVLFVISLTLNAQIPEKKLDNLIEKTLKTFDVPGISVGILKDGKIVYAKGHGVRSLTTKKDMNENTLVGIASNSKGFTCFALAMMVDEGKLDWDDKVRTYIPEFEMYDAWITQNFTVRDLVTHRSGLDLGAGDLMFLPENNDFTTADIIKNIKYLKPSSKFRTDFKYNNNMFIIAGEVLKRISGLTWEEFIETKIMKPVGMTNSKASYNRVTNRTNIIDAHTRADGKVIQIPHDWSETANPAGGIVSNVNDMLTWAKFLMNDGVTENGKRLLSETQFHELWQLQTPLKVRKNDSYNSNFRGYGLGWFLTDVKGGYKQVYHTGGLIGTVTQFTMIPDLDLAIVVLTNQMNGSAFNTVTNTIKDSYLGYKDRNWLEKLGTNNIKYLKYNDSIKASVYSKVELAKADKSLPKPNQIVGTYNDAWFGNIIISNDGNSYSIKCERSATLFGELLPYNQTTYVAKWNNRSYDADVFVLFSFDEKGNTTGATMKFIAPITDFSFDFNHLNLKKVN; this is encoded by the coding sequence ATGTTTTTAAAAAAAGTAACTCTTCTTGTACTTTTCGTTATTTCATTAACATTAAACGCACAAATACCAGAAAAAAAACTAGATAATCTAATAGAAAAAACCTTAAAAACTTTTGATGTTCCGGGTATTTCTGTCGGAATTTTAAAAGATGGGAAAATAGTATATGCTAAAGGACACGGAGTTCGTTCTTTAACCACTAAAAAAGACATGAATGAAAATACTTTGGTTGGCATTGCTTCTAACAGTAAAGGGTTTACTTGTTTTGCTTTGGCAATGATGGTAGATGAAGGAAAACTAGATTGGGATGATAAAGTGCGTACATACATTCCGGAATTTGAAATGTACGATGCTTGGATTACCCAAAATTTTACAGTTAGAGATTTAGTAACGCACAGAAGTGGTTTAGATTTAGGGGCTGGAGATTTAATGTTTTTACCAGAAAATAATGATTTTACTACGGCAGATATCATCAAGAATATAAAATATTTAAAACCATCGAGTAAATTTAGAACCGATTTTAAATACAACAACAATATGTTTATTATTGCTGGTGAAGTTTTAAAACGAATAAGCGGACTTACCTGGGAAGAGTTTATTGAAACTAAAATTATGAAACCTGTTGGTATGACAAATAGTAAAGCGTCTTACAATAGAGTTACAAACAGAACAAATATTATTGATGCACATACGCGAGCAGATGGTAAAGTAATTCAGATTCCGCACGATTGGAGCGAAACAGCAAATCCTGCTGGAGGAATTGTAAGTAACGTAAACGACATGCTTACGTGGGCAAAATTTTTAATGAATGACGGTGTAACCGAAAACGGAAAACGTTTGTTAAGTGAAACTCAATTTCACGAACTTTGGCAATTACAAACTCCTTTAAAAGTTAGAAAAAATGATTCTTATAATTCTAATTTTAGAGGTTACGGTTTAGGTTGGTTTTTAACCGATGTAAAAGGCGGATACAAACAAGTATATCATACAGGTGGTTTAATTGGTACCGTTACTCAGTTTACCATGATTCCAGATTTAGATTTGGCAATTGTTGTGTTAACCAACCAAATGAACGGAAGTGCTTTTAATACCGTTACAAATACCATTAAAGATTCTTATTTAGGTTATAAAGACAGAAACTGGTTAGAAAAATTAGGAACCAATAATATCAAATATTTAAAATACAACGATAGTATAAAAGCAAGTGTTTATAGTAAAGTAGAATTAGCTAAAGCTGATAAAAGCCTACCGAAACCAAATCAAATTGTAGGTACTTATAACGATGCTTGGTTTGGAAATATCATCATCTCTAATGATGGAAACTCTTACAGTATAAAATGTGAGCGTTCGGCTACTTTATTTGGTGAATTATTACCTTACAACCAAACAACCTACGTTGCTAAATGGAACAATAGAAGTTATGATGCCGATGTTTTTGTACTATTTTCTTTTGATGAAAAAGGAAACACCACCGGAGCAACCATGAAATTTATTGCACCAATTACAGATTTTAGTTTCGACTTTAATCATTTAAACTTGAAAAAAGTAAACTAA
- the brnQ gene encoding branched-chain amino acid transport system II carrier protein → MNKTKEIWVAGFALFSLFFGAGNLILPTSLGVKAGPDWWIVVLGFVLTAIVIPVLAIFAHARLQGTLYDFGKKVSPLFSTIYCILIYIIAIAIPSPRTAAVTHEIAIQPFFNSSALVTSIIYFVLVFLFAVNRSKIISLIGEFLTPIIVTILLATIGIAFFTSPGSITPSGFKHPFVDGLLEGYQTFDAIAGVILGAVIIISLNLRGHTTFDAKKELITKAGIIAGAGLLLIYGGLILSGSLFSSTFAENATRIEILSGLSSQTLGHLGATFLSVLVALACFTTAIGIITGTADYVRGICNNSNIAYTITALVCALIGIVVGSNDVGFIIDVAVPALMFVYPITIVLILLNVVPEKYASKLVFRGVVIVTFIFSIPDFLGFIIPRENLTGIKSFIPLAEHSLGWVLPALLVFVLLNLIPNKTN, encoded by the coding sequence TTGAATAAAACAAAAGAAATTTGGGTTGCCGGTTTTGCATTATTTTCACTCTTTTTTGGAGCAGGAAATTTAATTTTACCAACATCTTTAGGAGTAAAAGCAGGTCCAGATTGGTGGATTGTAGTTTTAGGATTTGTATTAACAGCAATTGTTATTCCCGTTTTAGCCATTTTTGCACACGCTAGATTACAAGGAACTTTGTATGATTTCGGCAAAAAAGTTTCACCACTTTTTAGTACTATTTATTGTATTTTAATTTACATAATTGCCATTGCTATACCGTCTCCAAGAACTGCTGCCGTAACGCATGAAATAGCAATTCAACCATTTTTTAATTCGTCTGCACTAGTAACAAGTATTATTTATTTTGTTTTGGTATTTCTATTTGCAGTAAATCGTTCTAAAATAATTAGCTTAATAGGTGAGTTTTTAACACCAATAATTGTCACTATTCTATTAGCAACTATAGGAATTGCTTTTTTTACTTCTCCTGGAAGCATAACTCCTTCAGGATTTAAACATCCTTTTGTAGACGGGTTATTAGAAGGGTATCAAACATTCGATGCCATTGCAGGTGTAATTCTTGGAGCCGTAATTATTATCTCTTTAAATTTACGTGGCCACACAACTTTTGATGCAAAAAAAGAATTAATTACCAAGGCAGGAATAATTGCAGGAGCTGGTTTATTATTAATCTATGGAGGTTTAATTTTAAGCGGATCTTTATTCTCTTCAACATTTGCAGAAAATGCGACAAGAATTGAAATTCTATCTGGTTTAAGTTCACAAACTTTAGGTCATTTAGGAGCCACCTTTTTAAGTGTTTTAGTTGCTTTAGCGTGTTTTACAACGGCCATTGGTATAATAACTGGAACAGCAGATTATGTAAGAGGAATCTGTAATAATTCTAATATAGCTTATACAATTACCGCCTTAGTTTGTGCGCTTATAGGAATCGTTGTTGGTAGTAATGATGTTGGTTTTATTATTGATGTTGCTGTGCCTGCATTAATGTTTGTCTACCCAATAACAATTGTATTGATTTTACTAAATGTGGTACCAGAAAAATACGCTTCTAAATTGGTTTTTAGAGGTGTTGTAATTGTGACTTTTATCTTTAGTATTCCAGATTTTTTAGGCTTTATCATTCCAAGAGAAAACTTAACCGGCATTAAAAGTTTTATTCCGCTTGCAGAACATAGTTTGGGTTGGGTGTTGCCTGCTTTGTTGGTTTTTGTTTTGTTAAATTTAATTCCAAATAAAACAAATTAA
- a CDS encoding flippase, with translation MLFSKQDFLNTKWFITEKLIQLLVGIFIIPKIFNALGVLNIGKLKFAETFIAFFAPVLFLGLSAICIREIIFNPKKTKEILVTAFYLRLFSWILFFLGLLIYNYFYNSNELFWLYFLIGFSYFIRITDVFEYYFYAIKKTNYIFISKISSLFCIVLLQYYGVEHQLGIQYFASLLIIDFLLQGIIYGFIFITKTAIKLKNKYFSVLMAKYLLKNSYPLILSNLLVSLYISIDDFILKYYFGDAAIGLFATIDFLVIALTWSIGFSIINALYPSLAESYKTDINIYQKKISALYKYMLLLGVLIGLFYSFFGTSILTTFFNESYASIATPLKIFSWSPIFIFLGMVFEKHLINSNQLKKNVYRFMIGCFVNLILGLLLIPTYKIMGAAISMLFSHFITNLGFIIFDGKNRNHLKFIFLK, from the coding sequence GTGCTTTTTAGTAAACAAGATTTTCTTAATACAAAGTGGTTTATTACCGAAAAATTGATTCAGTTACTTGTTGGTATCTTTATTATTCCTAAAATTTTTAATGCACTTGGTGTTTTAAATATTGGGAAACTTAAGTTTGCTGAAACATTTATTGCCTTTTTTGCACCTGTATTATTTTTAGGATTATCTGCAATTTGTATTCGAGAGATCATTTTTAATCCGAAAAAAACAAAAGAAATTTTAGTAACTGCTTTCTACTTGCGTCTTTTTAGCTGGATTTTATTTTTTTTAGGACTTTTAATTTACAATTACTTTTATAATAGTAACGAACTATTTTGGCTTTACTTTTTAATTGGTTTTAGTTATTTTATAAGGATTACAGACGTTTTCGAATATTATTTTTATGCTATTAAAAAAACGAATTATATTTTTATAAGTAAAATTTCAAGCTTATTTTGTATTGTTTTGTTGCAATATTATGGCGTTGAACATCAACTTGGAATTCAATATTTTGCATCACTTTTAATTATTGATTTTTTATTGCAAGGAATTATTTACGGCTTTATTTTTATTACTAAAACGGCTATCAAACTTAAAAATAAATATTTTTCTGTATTGATGGCAAAATATTTACTAAAAAACTCTTATCCTTTAATACTTTCAAATTTATTAGTATCTCTCTACATTTCTATTGATGATTTTATTTTAAAATACTATTTTGGAGATGCTGCAATAGGTCTTTTCGCTACCATTGATTTTTTAGTTATTGCTCTTACCTGGAGTATTGGTTTTTCAATAATTAACGCATTATATCCATCTTTGGCAGAATCTTATAAAACGGATATCAATATATATCAGAAAAAAATAAGTGCTTTGTATAAATACATGCTATTATTAGGAGTTCTAATAGGATTATTTTACTCCTTTTTTGGAACCTCTATTTTAACCACTTTTTTTAATGAAAGTTATGCTTCTATCGCTACGCCGCTAAAAATATTTAGTTGGTCGCCAATATTCATTTTTCTGGGAATGGTTTTTGAAAAACACCTCATCAATAGTAATCAACTTAAAAAAAATGTATATCGATTTATGATAGGTTGTTTTGTAAACTTAATTTTAGGCCTTCTTTTAATTCCTACTTACAAAATAATGGGAGCCGCAATTTCGATGCTTTTTAGCCATTTTATCACCAATTTAGGGTTTATAATTTTTGATGGTAAAAATAGAAATCATTTAAAATTTATTTTTCTTAAATAA